A window of candidate division KSB1 bacterium contains these coding sequences:
- a CDS encoding glycosyltransferase family 4 protein, whose translation MNRVYFIDLPNRKIDTASYNRFLSLTRMAGYYFDTKIFKATDVTDIFRKNTLIRGLAIRASLMRASFNIVKVDKAHNNSVVYLFGVDPIMSIYYFILFKSYRIKIVSERNELPIEIINNKHRIVSLYKRFLYPWLFKLFDGYSVISSQLQKFYSSYTGERCQITLLPMTVDFSRFENVLIDNNKDVKFIFYAGSLDQSKDGINHLIRAFLRVHKKLLNWELWIAGISDDSSDIVCSTIGDPDFEKKVKFLGLVSRDKIPALLLSSEVCVLPRPDSLQARHGFPAKLGEYLASGKPVITTNVGEIPSYLSKEEVFYISKDTIEVNLAETLLFVYSHYDQALEKGQRGRQKAYQVFSLQKNAEILRDFINGVISQ comes from the coding sequence TTGAATAGAGTTTATTTTATCGATTTACCTAATCGCAAAATAGATACAGCAAGTTATAACAGATTTCTTTCTCTTACTAGAATGGCAGGGTATTATTTTGATACAAAAATATTCAAAGCGACAGATGTCACAGATATTTTTCGAAAAAATACACTAATAAGGGGCTTGGCCATTAGAGCAAGTTTAATGAGAGCATCGTTTAATATTGTTAAGGTAGATAAGGCTCATAATAATAGTGTTGTATATTTATTTGGTGTAGACCCGATCATGAGCATATACTATTTTATCCTCTTTAAAAGTTATAGAATTAAAATTGTAAGCGAGCGTAATGAATTACCTATTGAGATAATAAATAATAAACATCGAATAGTCTCTCTTTACAAAAGATTTCTTTATCCATGGTTATTCAAGCTTTTTGATGGTTATTCAGTAATCAGTTCACAATTGCAGAAATTTTATAGCTCCTATACAGGAGAGAGGTGTCAAATCACGCTTTTGCCGATGACTGTTGACTTTAGTAGATTCGAGAATGTCCTCATTGATAATAACAAAGATGTCAAATTCATCTTTTATGCCGGAAGCTTGGATCAAAGCAAAGATGGAATTAATCATCTTATCAGGGCTTTCTTGAGAGTTCACAAAAAACTTTTAAACTGGGAGCTTTGGATTGCAGGAATATCAGATGACAGTTCAGATATTGTATGTAGCACAATTGGAGATCCTGATTTTGAAAAAAAAGTAAAATTTCTTGGATTAGTATCACGAGATAAAATTCCAGCATTGCTATTAAGCTCTGAGGTATGTGTTTTGCCTCGGCCAGATAGCTTGCAAGCCAGGCACGGATTTCCAGCGAAATTAGGGGAGTATTTAGCGTCCGGAAAGCCGGTAATTACAACTAATGTTGGAGAGATACCAAGCTATTTATCAAAGGAAGAAGTTTTCTATATTTCAAAGGACACTATTGAAGTCAATTTAGCTGAAACTCTTTTATTCGTTTATTCGCACTATGATCAGGCCTTAGAAAAAGGTCAAAGAGGACGTCAAAAAGCGTATCAGGTCTTCAGCTTACAAAAAAATGCTGAAATTTTAAGAGATTTTATTAACGGAGTAATTTCACAGTAG